The following proteins are encoded in a genomic region of Musa acuminata AAA Group cultivar baxijiao chromosome BXJ2-11, Cavendish_Baxijiao_AAA, whole genome shotgun sequence:
- the LOC135626422 gene encoding G-type lectin S-receptor-like serine/threonine-protein kinase At1g34300: protein MRVLITRSSPVTASGAPYYLRQFSEQRRGALFVLSHKYFSGSSGLLLPFFSLVPTPFARRSGGETEGSLKMGSLRKKVRFCASVVLLLLLFLLLLGSLLLVEATDIPLGSTLSPSNASSWSSPTGTFSFGFFSDRQSPSLYLAAITYSGGIIVWSAGGSGSVDSAASLQLRADGNLCLVSGSGALVWESGTASKGVSAAALLDSGDFVLKNSTAVVWDTYDNPTDTILQSQNFTFGQVLRSGVYSFSLLQSGNLTLTWNDSITYFNKGFNSTFTANKSLASPVLTLQANGIVSLSDASLSTAVVIAYSSDYGESDDIIRFVKLDSDGNLRTYTAVRGAAVASRQWAAVADQCEVFGWCGNMGICSYNDTSPTCGCPSRNFDFVDPDDHRKGCKRRTEIQDCPGNSTMLQLDHTQFLTYAPEISSEQFFVGITACRLNCLSGGSCVASTALADGSGFCYLKVSNFVSGYQSTALPSTSFVKLCAPALPNSPSPPGELRLRSSNLKGWLVAVLVFGTVSGLMLFEWGLWRCFCRNGARYGPSSAQYALLEYASGAPVQFSYRELQKSTRRFKERLGEGSFGAVYKGVLASRTAVAVKQLEGIEQGEKQFRMEVATISSTHHLNLVRLIGFCSEGRHRLLVYEFMKNGSLDSFLFSGESSSGKLSWSTRFSIAVATARGITYLHEECRDCIVHCDIKPENILLDENYNAKVSDFGLAKLVNAKDHRQRTLTSVRGTRGYLAPEWLANLPITSKSDVYSFGMVLLEIVSGRRNFDVSDDTGRKKFSVWAYEELEKGNIKSAMDKRLAEQDVDMEQLKRALLVSFWCIQEQPSQRPSMGKVVQMLEGVLAIDRPSAPKAADGGLAAVTSSSANTSITVFVTSSPAQPSSSSSHSIASSSLVSKRNLDEPTSSPVVVADQSSS, encoded by the coding sequence ATGCGAGTCCTCATAACGCGATCGTCGCCTGTGACCGCCAGCGGAGCGCCGTATTACCTCCGCCAGTTCAGTGAACAACGTCGCGGTGCTCTATTCGTCCTTTCACATAAATATTTTTCCGGTTCATCTGGCCTTCTTCTTCCGTTTTTCTCCCTGGTTCCAACCCCGTTCGCCAGGAGAAGCGGCGGAGAGACGGAGGGATCGCTGAAGATGGGATCTTTGCGTAAAAAGGTTCGATTTTGCGCTTCCGTTGTTCTTCTCTTGCTCTTGTTCCTGCTCCTACTTGGCTCCCTCTTGCTTGTCGAGGCGACGGACATCCCCCTCGGTTCTACTCTCTCCCCCTCGAACGCCTCCTCCTGGTCGTCCCCGACCGGGACCTTCTCCTTCGGCTTCTTCTCCGATCGGCAGAGCCCCTCGCTCTACCTTGCCGCCATCACCTACTCCGGCGGGATTATTGTCTGGTCTGCCGGTGGCAGCGGCTCCGTCGACTCAGCCGCCTCCCTTCAGCTCCGCGCCGACGGAAACCTCTGCCTCGTCAGTGGTTCCGGGGCTCTCGTCTGGGAGTCCGGAACCGCCAGCAAAGGCGTCTCCGCCGCCGCCCTCCTCGATTCCGGCGACTTCGTGCTCAAGAACTCCACCGCCGTCGTCTGGGACACCTACGACAACCCCACCGACACCATCCTCCAGTCACAAAACTTCACCTTTGGCCAGGTACTGCGCTCCGGCGTCTACTCCTTCTCTCTTCTCCAGAGCGGAAACCTCACCCTAACGTGGAACGATAGCATCACTTATTTCAACAAGGGGTTCAACTCCACCTTCACTGCCAACAAATCCCTTGCTTCCCCGGTGTTGACCCTCCAAGCCAATGGAATCGTGTCGCTCTCCGATGCATCACTTTCTACCGCAGTGGTCATCGCTTACAGCAGCGATTACGGCGAGAGCGACGACATCATCCGGTTTGTGAAGCTGGACTCCGACGGAAATCTGAGAACTTACACTGCCGTCAGAGGTGCCGCCGTCGCCTCGCGGCAGTGGGCGGCTGTCGCGGACCAGTGTGAGGTCTTCGGATGGTGCGGCAACATGGGAATCTGTAGTTACAACGATACGTCTCCTACCTGCGGTTGCCCGTCTAGGAATTTCGACTTCGTCGACCCAGATGATCACCGGAAGGGTTGCAAGAGGAGGACCGAGATCCAGGACTGCCCAGGGAACTCTACCATGCTGCAGCTCGATCACACCCAGTTCTTGACATACGCGCCGGAGATCTCCTCCGAGCAATTCTTCGTTGGCATCACCGCTTGCAGGTTGAACTGCCTCTCGGGGGGCTCCTGCGTCGCTTCCACTGCGCTCGCCGACGGATCGGGATTCTGCTACCTGAAGGTGTCCAATTTCGTCAGCGGGTACCAGTCGACGGCGCTCCCCAGTACTTCCTTCGTCAAATTGTGCGCACCTGCTCTCCCAAATTCCCCATCTCCGCCGGGAGAGCTCCGCTTGCGGTCCTCCAATCTGAAGGGTTGGCTGGTTGCCGTTCTGGTTTTTGGCACTGTCTCGGGGTTGATGCTCTTCGAGTGGGGGTTGTGGCGGTGCTTTTGCCGGAACGGCGCAAGATATGGGCCATCATCGGCTCAGTACGCGCTCCTCGAGTACGCCTCCGGTGCCCCGGTGCAGTTCTCATACCGCGAGCTGCAGAAGTCGACCAGGCGATTCAAGGAGAGACTTGGGGAAGGAAGCTTCGGCGCCGTATACAAAGGGGTCCTCGCGAGCAGGACAGCGGTCGCGGTGAAGCAGCTCGAGGGGATCGAGCAAGGCGAGAAGCAATTCAGAATGGAGGTGGCAACCATAAGCAGCACCCACCACTTGAACCTGGTCAGGCTGATCGGATTCTGCTCGGAAGGACGGCACAGACTTCTGGTCTACGAGTTCATGAAGAACGGCTCGCTCGACAGCTTCCTCTTCTCCGGTGAGTCCTCCTCGGGCAAGCTATCGTGGTCGACGCGGTTCAGTATCGCAGTCGCGACAGCCAGAGGCATCACATACCTGCACGAGGAATGCCGGGATTGCATCGTCCACTGCGACATCAAGCCAGAAAACATCCTCCTCGATGAGAATTACAACGCGAAGGTTTCGGATTTCGGTCTTGCAAAACTGGTCAACGCGAAAGACCACAGGCAAAGGACTTTGACGAGCGTTCGGGGGACCAGAGGGTACTTGGCTCCCGAATGGCTTGCGAATCTCCCGATCACATCCAAGTCGGATGTGTACAGCTTCGGAATGGTGTTGCTGGAGATCGTGAGCGGGCGGCGCAACTTCGATGTTTCGGATGACACTGGCCGGAAGAAGTTCTCGGTGTGGGCGTACGAAGAGCTGGAGAAGGGAAACATCAAGAGCGCAATGGACAAGAGGCTCGCCGAGCAGGACGTGGACATGGAGCAGCTGAAGAGGGCGCTACTGGTGAGCTTCTGGTGCATCCAGGAGCAGCCCTCGCAGAGACCGTCGATGGGGAAGGTTGTGCAGATGCTGGAAGGGGTTTTGGCCATAGACAGGCCTTCGGCTCCGAAGGCCGCAGACGGTGGTTTGGCGGCTGTCACTAGCAGCAGCGCGAACACCAGCATCACCGTTTTCGTTACGTCATCTCCGGCTCAGCCTTCGTCGAGCTCATCGCATTCGATTGCAAGCTCATCATTGGTTTCCAAGAGGAACTTGGACGAACCAACGTCATCCCCGGTGGTCGTCGCAGACCAATCTTCCTCGTAG